tggtaTATTTTTGACATCAGAAATTGTTTGTGCCAATcagataaattattttttgcatCTGGCTATTTTCACATGTTTTTATAAGTTAAAACACAGGTAATCATATTCGGCACCGAGGCTTATATTTGGGATGGATCTATATTTACCATTAACAAGTTTAGTTTTACTCAAtcataatacacattttgtaTTCTTGGATTATTTATTCGAAGGGATTAGTTGAATATTGCCTATTTTAGATTTTATAccattaataattaaaaacaacGAAAATGTGGCTTCTATTTACATATCTACATCTGACGGATCAAGAGATGAGGGATCTTACTCTTTTAGAAATGAAAAAGATTCTTAAATCCTACAACAAGAGTTTAAAAGAGATTTCATCCATGCCATTTCCAGACATCGACCTATCCTCACAGCAGTTATTTCAGTCGGGGGTTAACAGGTTGATATTGGACAAATTGTGTTATGTTAGATGCAGGCTTAGCGCAGAACTAGATGACTCTGACAAAGCTAACTGATGAACAAAAAAGGTATTTGACACCATCATGGCAGCTGTGAACAACGAACAAGGTGGTGTATTTTTTCTATATGGTTACGGTGGCACTAGGAAGACATTTGTTTGAAAGACCCTAGCTGCTGTGATCAGGTCAAAAGGGCAAATTGTCCTATTGGTTGCCTCGAGTGGAATCGtattgatgcgtgagcatctttcctatcttttcctagtgaatttgcatttaatttgttaagtttaatcaataattaattgctttttagccactatggatgttactttgagtcttgtgcaattctgtttattttaggtagcattcggctggatttgatgaagtttctgcagcacaagaattaaagaaGAGGACAGCGAGAAGCGACgtatttggagctttccattgtgacgcgtgcgcgtgaatgacgcatacgcgtgattTGAATATTTACacggcgacgcgtgcgcgtacctgacgcTTACGCGTGACACGCGAAGATGACCAtcgatgcgtacgcatgactgatgcgtacgcatgacatgcgccacgtgcagaaaacgctTAAAacactgggggcgatttctaggctgtttttaacccagttttcagcccaagaaacacagattagaggttGCAGAATGGAGGACTCAGAGGAACACTTCCTGTTACTTCCCAAGTTAAGCGTGGACCCTACAAAACAAGTGGTCCCCATCCATCAATTGAAGACTTGCTGATTATTTAGTTAATTATGatttaaaactttatttttatctttaaattaggaaaagatattattttagtttttagaaattagatttttaaattaattaggattaaatataaaagggaaaagaaacttCCCTGAGGGGGGATTCCATTAGTTAACTTTTCATTCCACCTCAGCCCAATTTACAATCCTAGTTTTCTTCTCTgaatcatgagcaactaaacctccattgttaaggttaggagctctgtctattgtatggattgatattattatttttctattttaattcatgtttttatttatatttaaagaattgtttttgttctttattttatgaatttgggtggaacggaagtatgaccctctttttaattgagttcttgtataacttggaaaagctctttacttgaacaacagcttgaaaacaatttctcctaaattttaattatttggatttaatgggatacgtgacatataatcctcttatttttaggtaattagaatttttgtggcatataaactggaatttgatcatcaccctctaattggaattaattgaccaaggaattggcgattgatgaattttagaggagactagaaaggtctaaggaattagggtctagtcacatatagtttgccatcaATTAAAtattgcatgattaaaataaattagtaagaaaagtcaatctgaaaaatagataactttgaagccttaactgtttctccatATTTGGTTTTCAACTTATTTACATACCTGTCTTCAAATTTTctgaatttattatttaatgctctttgaacatCCAAAactcttttctgcttgcctaactaagtaaatcatttaaccgttgttgcttagtccatcaatcctcgtgagatcgaccctcactcacttgaggtattacttggtacgacccggtgcacttgccgttAGTTTGTGATTGTAAATTCTGCACCACGTATCTCTGTTATTACCCGGTGGAAGAATAGCACATTTGTAGTTTGCAATCCCAATCAACCTAGATGAATTCTCAACATGTAATATAAAGCAAAATAGTGGTTTGGCATATTTGATTATAAGGGCCAAGATTATTATATGGGATGAAGCTCCGATGGTAAACAGACTTTGCATTGAAGACCTTGACATGACGATGAAAGACATCTTGCGATTTAAGAATCCAAAAAGCCTTGACTAGCCATTTGGAGGAAAAACTGTCGTATTTGGGGGTGATTTTTGACAAACATTACCGGTGATACCTAAAGGCAACAGACAAGATATTGTAAACGCAACAATAAACTCATCTTATCTGTGGGACAATTGCAAGCTTTTGGCACTAACAAAGAACATGAGACTCAGAgatgaggatgatgatgagagCAACAATGATCTTAGATTGTTTGCTGAATGGATTCTTGCAATAGGAGATGATAAATGTGGAACATCGATTGAGGGGATAGAGAAGATTCAAATCCCCAATGATATTCTTATTGAAAAGTGGGACGACTCTATACTTGAAATTTGCAAAGCAACATACCTTGAATTGTTTGGGTGTTCCAATAATATAGCACACATTAAGGACAAAGCCATTCTTGCACCTACACTTCAAATGGTGGATGAAATAAATAGTTTCATGATGAATCTGAATCCCGGAGAAGCCAAAATTTATTATAGTTCTGACACATGTCaaaataatgcaaacaatgatATATTGGCATCAGTACATACACCAGATAGTCTTAACACCATCAGATGCTCCGGAATTTCTAACCATAAGTTGACACTCAAAGTAGGGACCCCGATTATGTTGTTAAGGAATATAGACCACTCCGCAGGTCTATGTAATGGTACTAGGTTAGTGGTAACTAAATTGAGAAACCACATCATTGAAGCAAGAAGCCTAACAGGGAACGACATGGAGCAGAAAGTCTTTATTCCGCGGATGACGCTAACTCCATCTGATCATAGGATACCATTCAGTTTCTAAAGGAGACAATTTTCTATCATGGTTTCCTATGCTATGTCAATTATCAAGAGTCAAAGACAATCATTGTCAAATGTCGGATTTGTTTTGAAGAAACCTGTCCTCACACATGGATAGTTGTACGTGGCTATATCCAGGGTTACTCATAGGAGGGTGCTCAAGGTTTTGATATGTCATGACGACCATCAAAGGAAGGAAACAGATAATGTGGTATATAAAGAGGTGTTTCGGAACGTAGATTAGATTCAATCTTCATACCAATTGAAGGTAAGAAAACATGCATTTGGCTGCATTTAACTTATTACTTACCCATCCTTATTGAATGCTTTATTAATGTGAAATTATATTGTCCAACTTAGCATTAGGTGATTACAATCGCATATGAATTGTAGGATATATTTGTGTAGTTAGCCCAACCTATTTCATGGAGATTTACCTTGCTTATATTATTGTTAAAATCTTTCAACACATGACAAATTAGTTGTGAATGGCCATTTGGGGCCAAATTAATAACTTATTaagttatttatatttataaaatcattACTGATCCCAAACTTCTTTTGGTTTATAGCACAACCAGATGCATTAAATTTGTCAATCATCATCCGAGACATAGCCTCTTGGCTTCCCATGTCACATGATACTGTTTTATGGTTATGTCACTTTACTTGAGAGGTAATCATGCATTTACATTTCATTGCTTAGTTTATTTTACTCCATGATTAATTATTACCTAATAAATGACATTTGTTTTCAATTTGGCATTAGGAAGTCTTTGCACTTCTTACTACCTCATCTCACAAGGTTTTAAAAAAGGTGATATTCCTACCATGGATTTAGTCAGTCATTTGGTAAGCGTAGCACTTTTAACACACCCATGTTCTTATAGTCTTAATAGCAGTTCCTTTTTCATTATGAACAATCCATTCCCTTACAATTTCCATGACATTGGCAGAAACTAATCTACTATTTGTCGATATTATCAACAAAGTAAATTAAACATACAAATCAACCATGGCatacaaaatcaaattttttatttgagcAAGTCACTAAGACTGGGTCTAACCTCAAGTATTCCGCACGACACTTACAACTTTTACAGGAGGAACTAGCCCAGCCGTGACCAGGTATCTTACATATACTGAAACCTCAAATTTTCACATGCCAAGCTGCAAGTTGGcaaacaataaaaatttatagtttTTCAATCAATACAGGCTTAACAAACCAAATTCGTGTGGTAAAATTGTAAAAATGGTACCTTAACCATCTTTCTTATGTATAAGGACCTTTTGTATCCTCGGTCTGATCAACATCCACGGATATGCCACCAACCATTCTTTCAAAAGTGTCAATCCTAAAAGGTTAAACATTTTGCAAAAGCTCAATTGCCTACGTCAATTTGCCAATCACAAACAACAACATCAGCTGTAAAATTAATGTAGTTAGCAAATTCTCTGAATTTTAACCCTTACGACAACATAAATCAGGGCTTTCCATCTCCATTCAGTTCACGGAACTTAGGGTCCTTCACAAAATAACAAAGCATCACCCTGAACACGATCAACTtcaaagaaacataaaattaacCAATACCAAAAGCTCAATCTCTATTGGAGGAGACTTTATGCTGGCAAAGCAGGGCTATGTACAACCCGTTCAACTCCCATTGAAGCAGAGCCAATAACCCCAATTGTCAGTTCCATTCTAATTGGTATAAGAAAGAAAGCTTTCCACTTTCATGTATTGGTCTTTGTTGGGTGGGGTACCTAATTATTACACATTGGTTACAGTTGTTTTATAAATAGACCCATGCATAAAATGTAATTTATACTAAAGAAACTTATTAATCACTTTATCTttagggataagtattgttttggtccctaacgttgAGGGTCAGAATTGAAATCGTCCCTGATGTAATTTTTGACTTAAAATCGCCCTTAATGTTGCATTTCGTTTTAAAAccgtcctttttaataattttttttctaaatgacaaaaatacccttttctcaccatttcattcttcttcttcttccaggAGAACTTAAAAGTAGTAGCAGTAAAGCTTATTGAGAACTTTCTGAACAAAGGTATATTCAACATGAAAATGACATAGAAACAGTTCAAATACTGATTTCACCAACATATTGTGCTACCTCAGTAACAGAAAAAACTCAAGATCAGTGACAAATCAATATCTAGCACTAGCGGCATGATAACAAACAAACCGGAATTTAAAGAGGCAGTAAAACCGAAACTATTAGAACCCAATCCAGTACCACCAATATGTAATCCCTACAGTTTTGTTGCCCCAAGAAATTGAAAAGAGAGCCGAGAAAAAACAAGTATATATTGAACAAATATGAAGTGATCCACAGCAGGAACTGGAGTGAATCAAACTCAGCTTCATGTCTTTCACTTCACCTGTTGTTTTGCATGATCAACCTCTTGCTCTAACTGCATTAGCTTCACACGACATGATTCTAGTTGCTGTACATAGGCCTGCATAGAAATATCACCTATCACATGAACAATTAGTATATCTAAGCATTTGCTACACATCTAACATGATTTCCAATGTATAACCTTCCAAACCTTTTTGCGCAAACGACTCTTACGAGCAACCTCTCGATTTTGTGCAAGGCGTCTCTGTATCTGCATGTGTCCGCTTGTTAATTCCTTTTTTCTTTACAACCCTATAATGAGTATGAATACATGACAGGCATAAAAAATTGGTAACCATAGGACCTCTGAATTTGTTGGTGGGTGTGGGTCTAAATTTGCTTTTGAACCCATTTAACCATAACCAAGCACCGTGATCTGTTTCAAAATTTCTACATACAGCTAAAGATGGAGACCCAGAAGAAGCAGAAGATGAAGAAGCAGAAAGCAGAAGACGAAGAAGCAGATCCAGAAACAGAAAGCAAAGGCAGAATCAAGAAGCATAAGATGAAGCTGAAGACGAAGTAGAAACAGAGACCGAATAAAGAAGCAGAAGTGGCGAGGTGCAGCGGCAAGGCGGTGAAGAACAGTGGCGAGAACGCGGCGGTGAGGAGCAGCGGTGCAGAAGCAGAAGCTCTCTCCTTGACCGGCGACGGCAGCTCCAAGCTTCGCCGGCGCCTTCCCCCTCTCCTTCCCCCCACCCCCTCGTCTTTTCCCTTTCTCCCCTCCCCCTGgtgtcttttctttttttttttaaattttataattttttttataaaaaaggaTGATTTCTAAAAAAAGGGGTATTTTTgtcatttataaaaaaaattaattagaaaggacaattttaaaataaaatgcaacATTAAGGACGATTTCGATTCTAATCCTCAACGTTAGgtaccaaaacaatacttatcccttaTCTTTACAAAAGTCATAGCTAGAAAGGTTTAAAATGTGAggagtggatcctctccagtgaAAAAAAACTGGATGGTGTCCAGTGTAGGATCTCACTCTTGATTGTTCTCTCTCCTATTTAATTTTAGTCCAATTTATAGAATTAAAAGTGAGAGATTACACTTTATTCTCTctaaatgttaaaaaaaatagagaaaatctaTTCCCTAAAATGTGACTTATCTTTATAAAGCCTCATCATTATTGTTACTTATTAGTCACCTTTTAATCTCTACCATGTCTTAAGATAGATTtaaaatgaaacaaaaaaaaaaaatattgtgcACACAGTAAGACTCATTAGTGACTGATGAGGTAGGTAACCAATTTTATGTATAAAAAAAAGGGCTATTATACATAAGACCATTTTTGTTCACGTGGTTTTGCTAAAAGTGATAGGAAATTAGGTTCTTACTTCTTATATTAGACTAATAAACTCATTTGTTATTAAACATTAATATAGAGTGCAATAATTATGAAGTATCAATACATATTAAATTCACGTCcaataattaaacaaatatgTCTAATGAAtgctattaaaaaaatttaactatatTATTTATGACCAATATAAGAGCATTATTCTTTTATAAACTGTGCacaatattaatttaataataattagtgcatttttttaaatcttttaagtGACCGACAATTAGTCCTTTTACGTAATggtttattaatatattaacaaaaattatttctatagtttcttttaaatatttataatactAATTTTACATAGAAATTTTTAaacatatattaattttaactaaaatattaaaaatataactatGCCAAATTctatacattaattttttaattcaaactCTACATTAATATTACTAATTAGTATGAACTATTAAATTTACAAAcaatttatatacaaatacaataaataGATTATGTATATAATTCGCGCATCTCGCGGGTTTTACACTAGTTAAAAGAATATGTTGATATGGCAATGGAAATGAAAATGTGGCATCTTTTgatcttctattcttcttgggTTTTCAATCCTGTTGGATAGTACCTCTTTTGTTTTCTTATGATGAATACTCAAACTCAGAAACTCGTGCGTGTAGAAATATAGAGTAAATAGACAAGAaatgcataaaaaaattttgagatCACAAAAGTACACatcacataattaaaattttaatgtacaCACTAAAAATAGCTAACAATGAACAAACCTAACCTGCCATTAGAGgagttttgtttttgtttagtTTAGTATATATGTGACCACATCAAAATGTTGAGTTGAACTTTTTATCATTGTTTAGGGTATCTAAGTGAAAAACaacaattttgtttattttaaaatcaacaaaatattattattaaaggaTAGAACGTCGTTTTTGAGTCATAAATTGATTGAACTCTAGTTTTACAAAATTCGCTAGAGGTGACAACTAGGGTGAGAGGTTGAAGACATGTATGTCTAGAGATGAGATTTGAAGATTGGAAGAGAACACTTCACGTTAAAACAGCTTAAGTGATACTGGTAGATCATCAATCGGAGTTGCTGCatcaaagagaaagaagaaggaaaaaaaaccCTTTTAATGGTAACAAATGCTACTATAGCATTGAGGTGTTGTTGTTAAAGTCGCGAACAatagagaatccaaaaagatgGTTCTTTTGTTGTCCTTTGTATAAGGTGTGCGTTTGCAACTTGGTTTCAAACTGTGTTTATTGGAAGTCTTCCTTTATATTCATATCTTATTCTGTTTATTTTCAATGTAGCAGAAATCTGAGTTGAGATATGAGTATTTTGTCTTGATAAAGTTCAAGATGAGTACAACAACAAAACTATTTTGGATGCTAATTTGTTGCAACATTCAAATTTTGGAGAACAGAATGATATTTCGAGTCAATGGATGGACCTATATGTTGCAACGCGTGAAATTGATGTTGAACTTGAATACTAGGATGAGAGCTGAAATTAGTGACCTAAAgaagttgataattaaattgTATACGAGAATGGTTATTTGGGATTCTGCTTCAAAAAAACAACACTCTACCCTTTAACAATAATATTTTGTTGGTTTTAAAACAAGCAAAATTGTTATTTTCCACATAAGATATCCTAAACAATGATAAGGAGTGCCGATTCACCATTTTAATGGCCAATATATACACTAAATTTAACAAAAACGGAGTCTTTTAACGGCATATTAGTTTTGTCCATTGTTAATCATCTTCGATGTGTACATTGAAATTTTGATTCTGTCGTATGTATTTTTATGACCTTAATACTTTTGTTCATTTACtctagaaaaatatatatatatggaaacTTCTCGAACTCATCCATCCAATTCCTAACCTTCTTCTTGGACTCATAACCTCTAGAGGAGAGAAACAGATCGCTTTCTTTGTTAATGATGTGGTCGAGGCTTCGATTCTTCATCCATTTAAGTCGTATCTTCACTATGCTCCATCGCCATTGTTGCTGGTGGTGGTGGCAGAACTTGAACAATTAGAGACAcgatttttgttaaatttattgTGCATTTAATTTGGATTTTGATTTGGAAAAATTAGAGTTTTAAACTAAGGAACGTGATTCAATATACAAGGGATGtcacatttttatttttgtttgtcatTTCAACCAATTTccttatataaaaaaaagattttttatggTTGAacatttttatagtattttaaaatatttaaaaaaattatcaacatTTTCGAATATTAGGAAACAGTTTTTGTAGATTACCATCATTTAACGGAAAAACAAAGAGAGGCAAGTCC
The genomic region above belongs to Arachis stenosperma cultivar V10309 chromosome 5, arast.V10309.gnm1.PFL2, whole genome shotgun sequence and contains:
- the LOC130980288 gene encoding uncharacterized protein LOC130980288, with translation MRLRDEDDDESNNDLRLFAEWILAIGDDKCGTSIEGIEKIQIPNDILIEKWDDSILEICKATYLELFGCSNNIAHIKDKAILAPTLQMVDEINSFMMNLNPGEAKIYYSSDTCQNNANNDILASVHTPDSLNTIRCSGISNHKLTLKVGTPIMLLRNIDHSAGLCNGTRLVVTKLRNHIIEARSLTGNDMEQKVFIPRMTLTPSDHRIPFSF